The Acidithiobacillus ferrooxidans ATCC 23270 genomic interval CTGGAATCAAATGGGAGGGCTCATCAACCCGTTCAATCCCGCTTTTCACCGGTATCTTACGGCAGCAGGCCTGACTCCGGGGCCGACGACTTGGCATCTGCTGGGTAACGTCATCGTTTATGACCAAGCGAACATGCGCGGAACGCTGGACGCCTTTATGCTGGTTTTTTATGGCTTTCTGGTTTTGATTCCGCTGATCATGTTCCTGAAGAGGCCACCCGGCAGCTCAGCAGGAGTGACACAGGTAACGCACTTCGGCGAATGAAGGTCGGGTTCACCGGGCGGAGGTTCGCTCCAGATGCGGTACCGAAGGCAGCCACAGGGTGCGGGCGAAGCCCCAGTCCAGTAACTTGAGGCTCTGCCAGGAAGCCCGCCAGAACCCGCGACCTTCGTCACGGAAAGATGGTACGCCGAGAATCACCGCGATCAGGCTGATACCATTCTGCGTGCCCGTAGCGACAAGGCAATGCCCCGCAGCGTCGGTATAGCCACTTTTCATGCCGGTGATAAAGGGCACACGTCCCACCAGCAAATTGGGATTGGGACTGGTAATACCCGCGTAGGTGAAGTTTTCGTGCCTGAAAAAAGGCATGAACTGCGGAAACTGGGTCATGAGCGTGCGGGTGAGGACGGCCACATCGTAAGGACTGGCCATGTTGTTGGGATGTGGCAACCCATCGGGATCATAGAAGGTGGTGGAAAGCATCCCAATCTTGCGCGCCGTCCGGTTCATCTCGGCAACAAAGGCAGGTACGCTGCCAGCTACCAGATGCGCCGTCTCCACGGCGGCGTCGTTGCCAGACGGAACAGTCATCCCAAGGATCAGTTGTGCAATGGTAAAAGGCATGCCAGGATGCATAAACATGCTGGACCCCCCCGTCTGCAGCGCCGCCCGGCAGGGCACAAAGTGCTGGTTCAACTGCAGATGGCCGCTGTCGATATCCTTGAAGAGCAGATACAACGTCATCAGCTTGGTAATGCTGGCGATGGCGTAGGGCCGATAGGCATTTTTGGTGGCGATGATCGCGCCGGTATCGGCATTCATCAAGATATAGGCACGCGCATCTATGGGTGGAAGGCCGCTGGTCTCGGCCTCAGCGCGCGGTATGCAAAATAGAAAAATCGCCACTAACGAAAGCCAGGAAAAGAGCCACCACCCTGTGGAAGGGAAATATTTTACCGTCGAGGGTCCAAAATCTGTGTCGGGTACAGGAATGGAGGCCAGCATGGGAACACCTCGCCGCATCGGCTATATCAGGTTCAAGTAATTTCTCAGGATACCTTGATATTAGGCTATTTTTTCACGGTTGCCTATAGACCAACGCTCGACTCGGATGAATCAATCCTACCAGCCCCATATGGAAGGTCATCCACAAACCATATAGACTGGTCGGTATGATAATGCATGCCTCTCTGTCCTACGCCACGCTGATCCAAAATCCATTGCTCTGGGCCATCGCGGGGGTGATCATTCTGGTCGCCTTTTATGTCCGCGCAGTGATCGGCTTTGGCTCCGGATTGATTTCCGTGGCGCTGCTGACGCTTATTTTCCCCATCAAAGAAGTAGTGCCCGTGGTGCTGCTGCTGGATCTGCTCGGTTCCGTATTGCTCGGCGCCTATGACTTCCGGGAAATGCGCTGGCCGGAGTTGCGCTGGCTGATTCCCGGCAGCCTGATCGGGCTGGCTTTCGGCTCCTTTATCCTCGCCGATACCAATGCCCAGAATCTTACTCGCTTTCTCGGCGTGTTCATTCTCGCCTATGTCTGTTATGCGCTGCTCATGAAGCCTGAGCGACTACCCCAGGTCGCCTTGCCCTGGGGAATGCCGCTGGGAATTTTCGGTGGGGTGGTGGGCAGTTTGTATGGCGGCGGAGGTCCGCCCATTGTCGCCTATCTGCAAATGCGTCATCTCGACAAGCGCGCCTTTCGCGCCACGTTTCAAGGTATCGCCCTTACGGACAATATTCTGCGGGCCTTTATGTACATAGCGCTGGCCCTGCTGACCTGGCAACTGACGGTGGGTTTTTTCCTGCTGATTCCACCGGTGCTGCTCGGTCTGTGGACAGGTAATCGCTTACATCTGCGCATCAATCAAAGGACTTTTCTCATGGGGACCCTCGCAGTACTCGCAGTGGTCGGTTTGAAATATCTCATCTGAACGAGGGAGTGTGACATGGCGTTACGCAGCATGGATGAACTTCGGCAACAGGCTCAGGGTGCATTATCCCTGAACATCGCTTTCATTGGCGTCGTCAACGGGCTTTTTAGCACCCTCCATGCTCTGGGCAACGCCGATAGCGCAGCGCTGGCGGCCGCTACCGGGATGGATACCGGCTACGTGCTGCGCTGGTGTGATGCGGCCTATGCCTTTGGCTGGCTGGAACTGACTGACAATGAGCAATGGCGGCTGAGTGAGGATGGCGACCGCATGCGCCCGGAAGCCGAAAACAGCCGTGTTGGCGTAGCGGTGGGTGCCGTACTTTCTGCACACATGGCGGAGCGGGCGGCGGGTCTCATGCGCACGGGGGAGCGTCCCGGTGAAAAGGTGCTGGCCGAACGCGAAACTATTCTGCCTTGGTTCGGGCTGATGCTGGAGAACAATTTTCGCAAGACGTTCGAGGAGAAAATCTGCCCGACCGTCCCCATCTTTGCCGAAGTCGATGCACGCGGTGGGCTGGCAGTGGACCTGGGATGCGGCAATGGCTGGTATTTGCGGGC includes:
- a CDS encoding D-alanyl-D-alanine carboxypeptidase family protein; the encoded protein is MLASIPVPDTDFGPSTVKYFPSTGWWLFSWLSLVAIFLFCIPRAEAETSGLPPIDARAYILMNADTGAIIATKNAYRPYAIASITKLMTLYLLFKDIDSGHLQLNQHFVPCRAALQTGGSSMFMHPGMPFTIAQLILGMTVPSGNDAAVETAHLVAGSVPAFVAEMNRTARKIGMLSTTFYDPDGLPHPNNMASPYDVAVLTRTLMTQFPQFMPFFRHENFTYAGITSPNPNLLVGRVPFITGMKSGYTDAAGHCLVATGTQNGISLIAVILGVPSFRDEGRGFWRASWQSLKLLDWGFARTLWLPSVPHLERTSAR
- a CDS encoding class I SAM-dependent methyltransferase, translating into MALRSMDELRQQAQGALSLNIAFIGVVNGLFSTLHALGNADSAALAAATGMDTGYVLRWCDAAYAFGWLELTDNEQWRLSEDGDRMRPEAENSRVGVAVGAVLSAHMAERAAGLMRTGERPGEKVLAERETILPWFGLMLENNFRKTFEEKICPTVPIFAEVDARGGLAVDLGCGNGWYLRALAARCGHLHGLGLDGFAENIRQATEKAQSEGIADRLHFDEGDIHQFSLPEPADLIAMNRSLHHVWENRGEIFQRLHASLKPEGAIVIWEPAWPDDHRVLREPPLRGMAFQNLTEHVQGNHFLHPEEIATALSEAGLHPEIFPFGSDVVVVGRV
- a CDS encoding sulfite exporter TauE/SafE family protein, which gives rise to MIMHASLSYATLIQNPLLWAIAGVIILVAFYVRAVIGFGSGLISVALLTLIFPIKEVVPVVLLLDLLGSVLLGAYDFREMRWPELRWLIPGSLIGLAFGSFILADTNAQNLTRFLGVFILAYVCYALLMKPERLPQVALPWGMPLGIFGGVVGSLYGGGGPPIVAYLQMRHLDKRAFRATFQGIALTDNILRAFMYIALALLTWQLTVGFFLLIPPVLLGLWTGNRLHLRINQRTFLMGTLAVLAVVGLKYLI